Proteins encoded by one window of Streptacidiphilus sp. PB12-B1b:
- a CDS encoding molybdenum cofactor biosynthesis protein B, with protein sequence MSDRRGFVLTVSNRAHAGVYADRGGPLLADGLRELGFSVQGPVVVPDGEPVAEALRAAVAEGYDVVLTTGGTGISPMDLTPEMTARVIDRPVPGIAEAVRAHGRAGGVPTAALSRGLSGLAGTTLIVNLPGSSGGVRDGLAVLAPLLAHAVDQVRGGDHPRPDGPPAPAAPGHRAPGGPH encoded by the coding sequence GTGAGCGACCGCCGGGGCTTCGTGCTCACCGTCTCCAACCGCGCCCACGCCGGGGTGTACGCCGACCGGGGCGGTCCGCTGCTCGCCGACGGCCTGCGCGAGCTGGGCTTCAGCGTCCAGGGGCCGGTGGTCGTGCCCGACGGCGAGCCGGTGGCCGAGGCGCTGCGCGCCGCCGTGGCCGAGGGCTACGACGTGGTGCTGACCACCGGCGGCACCGGGATCAGCCCGATGGACCTCACCCCCGAGATGACCGCCCGCGTCATCGACCGGCCCGTGCCCGGCATCGCCGAGGCCGTCCGCGCCCACGGCCGGGCCGGCGGGGTGCCGACCGCCGCGCTCTCCCGGGGTCTGTCCGGCCTGGCCGGGACCACGCTGATCGTCAACCTGCCCGGCTCCAGCGGCGGCGTCAGGGACGGCCTGGCCGTGCTCGCCCCGCTGCTCGCCCACGCCGTCGACCAGGTGCGCGGCGGCGACCACCCCCGTCCGGACGGCCCCCCGGCCCCGGCCGCACCCGGCCACCGCGCCCCGGGAGGCCCGCACTGA
- the moaC gene encoding cyclic pyranopterin monophosphate synthase MoaC, which yields MVDVSEKAATVRTARATGRVVVSPRVVELLRGEGVPKGDALSVARIAGIMGAKRTPDLIPLCHPIGISGVTVELDVTDEAVEIAATVRTADRTGVEMEALTAVAVAGLTVIDMVKAVDKAARIEAVQVESKTGGKSGDWHREEGR from the coding sequence ATGGTCGACGTCTCCGAGAAGGCCGCCACCGTCCGCACCGCCCGCGCCACCGGCCGCGTCGTGGTCTCGCCGCGCGTGGTGGAGCTGCTCCGGGGCGAGGGCGTGCCCAAGGGCGACGCGCTCTCCGTCGCCCGGATCGCCGGGATCATGGGGGCCAAACGCACCCCCGACCTGATCCCGCTGTGCCACCCCATCGGGATCTCCGGGGTGACCGTGGAGCTCGACGTCACCGACGAGGCCGTCGAGATCGCCGCGACCGTCCGCACCGCCGACCGCACCGGCGTGGAGATGGAGGCGCTGACGGCGGTCGCCGTCGCCGGGCTCACCGTGATCGACATGGTCAAGGCGGTCGACAAGGCCGCCCGGATCGAGGCCGTCCAGGTCGAGTCCAAGACCGGCGGCAAGAGCGGCGACTGGCACCGCGAGGAGGGCCGGTGA